In the Moraxella osloensis genome, one interval contains:
- a CDS encoding acyl-CoA dehydrogenase C-terminal domain-containing protein, whose product MQYKAPLRDMKFVMHELLKFEDHYKTIPSYAHTDKETIDSFIEAGASFSEAELSPLNRSGDEEGCRFENGNVYTPKGFKEAYKQYCELGFPSLCADEEFGGQGMPLSLGSAVNEMVGTANWSFSMYPGLSEGAIRTLEHHGTDEQKQKYLLKLVSGEWTGTMCLTEAHAGSDLGIIRTKAEPNEDGSYAITGQKIFISAGEHDMADNIVHIVLARLPGAPAGTKGISLFIVPKFNVNEDGSIGERNTVTCGSIEHKMGIKASATAVLNFDKAKGYLIGPENKGLNCMFTFMNTARIGTAIQGLTAAELAFQGGLSYAKDRLAMRALSGAKAPEQVADPIIVHPAVRNMVLTCKAFAEGGRALVYYLSQFSDVVTKGEGETQAYADQMLSFLTPIAKAFLTETGYEAANHGVQVYGGHGYIREWGMEQNVRDTRIACLYEGTTEIQSLDLLGRKVLGSQGKMLANFSKVIYQFCEENKDNDAMGEFIRPLARLNKEWGDLTARIGMQATENPDAVGAAAVDYMYYSGYITLAYLWARMALVAQQALQGDTTETKFYQAKIKTAQFYFAKLLPRTLTYVKRIDTGLEPYMTMEVDEFQF is encoded by the coding sequence ATGCAATATAAAGCACCGCTTCGTGATATGAAATTTGTCATGCATGAATTATTAAAATTTGAAGATCACTACAAAACCATTCCTAGCTATGCCCATACGGATAAAGAAACGATTGATAGTTTCATAGAAGCAGGTGCAAGCTTCTCTGAAGCAGAATTGTCACCCCTTAACCGTTCAGGCGATGAAGAAGGCTGTCGTTTTGAAAATGGTAATGTATATACGCCAAAAGGCTTTAAAGAAGCCTATAAACAATACTGTGAATTAGGCTTTCCTTCTTTATGTGCCGATGAAGAATTTGGCGGTCAAGGCATGCCATTGTCATTGGGTTCAGCGGTCAATGAAATGGTAGGTACCGCTAACTGGTCTTTCTCAATGTATCCAGGTCTCTCTGAAGGTGCTATCCGTACGCTAGAACACCACGGTACCGATGAACAAAAACAAAAATATTTGTTAAAACTCGTCAGCGGTGAGTGGACAGGTACCATGTGTCTGACCGAAGCGCATGCAGGTTCTGACCTAGGTATTATCCGCACCAAAGCTGAACCCAATGAAGACGGTTCATACGCTATCACCGGTCAAAAAATCTTTATCTCAGCGGGCGAACACGACATGGCAGACAACATTGTCCATATCGTACTAGCGCGTTTACCCGGTGCACCAGCAGGTACCAAAGGTATCTCTTTGTTCATCGTACCAAAATTCAATGTCAACGAAGATGGCTCTATCGGTGAGCGTAACACCGTTACCTGTGGTTCGATTGAACACAAAATGGGTATTAAAGCCTCTGCAACTGCGGTACTAAACTTTGATAAAGCCAAAGGTTACTTGATTGGACCAGAAAACAAAGGTCTAAACTGTATGTTTACCTTTATGAATACTGCCCGTATTGGTACTGCGATTCAAGGTCTAACTGCGGCGGAATTGGCTTTCCAAGGTGGCTTAAGCTACGCCAAAGATCGTCTTGCGATGCGCGCATTGAGCGGTGCAAAAGCGCCAGAACAAGTGGCTGACCCAATCATCGTCCATCCAGCAGTACGCAACATGGTACTAACTTGTAAAGCGTTTGCTGAAGGTGGCCGTGCCCTAGTCTACTATCTATCACAATTCTCTGATGTGGTAACTAAAGGGGAAGGCGAAACACAAGCTTACGCTGACCAAATGTTGTCTTTTTTAACCCCAATTGCCAAAGCCTTCTTAACTGAAACAGGTTATGAAGCCGCCAATCACGGTGTGCAAGTATATGGTGGTCACGGCTATATCCGTGAATGGGGCATGGAACAAAACGTACGTGATACGCGTATTGCTTGTCTATACGAAGGTACCACTGAAATCCAATCACTCGACTTGTTAGGCCGTAAAGTATTGGGTTCACAAGGTAAAATGCTAGCTAACTTTAGCAAAGTCATTTATCAATTCTGTGAAGAAAACAAAGACAACGATGCGATGGGTGAATTCATTCGTCCACTGGCACGTCTGAATAAAGAATGGGGCGATTTGACCGCTCGCATTGGCATGCAAGCCACTGAAAACCCTGATGCAGTGGGTGCAGCGGCTGTTGACTACATGTACTATAGTGGCTACATCACCCTAGCTTACCTATGGGCTCGTATGGCGTTAGTCGCTCAGCAAGCGCTCCAAGGCGACACCACTGAGACCAAATTCTATCAAGCGAAAATCAAAACCGCTCAGTTCTATTTTGCAAAACTATTGCCTCGCACCTTAACTTACGTCAAACGTATTGATACAGGGCTTGAGCCATACATGACTATGGAAGTTGACGAATTCCAATTCTAA
- a CDS encoding putative bifunctional diguanylate cyclase/phosphodiesterase — protein MSSNTDRVMPIDHRDCFAGANKFCHDELSEYGFIVDSHFFDQQISLEHQNAVFASVFSKIHDGIFMLDEQLRFICVNQQFLNITALPRDQVIGSPFYFYPYKTYAPHLQQAIAAIITKLDNRQSISTNLVLCYQNSPEVAVWLDICVCEVDDNRVVYVGLLTNLTKKDAQLSHTLHLYNYDELTGLPNYDTFYDKLKSCIDYYQAADNQRECMGVLLRINIDKLQSFNISLGIENTNTLIQGFVKRVKSLKISGASLVTFSRFGGDSFAAMISVQHLDAAHRYVAALKQLFDLPFIIDNQSMYLRLSIGASVFPTHTQDAQTLLLQADTALKHARLISDEDCVWYDANQQKGNFKDIHLLSAFKNALLKQQILPYFQPKLEFAQPDLPMFEALVRWEHPTLGLLYPNDFLDEVLDKSSQPLFEKIVLACIEQILTWREMGYNCLICINIDTRQLISDKFIAFIEGTIQQYSWLAQLISFEITEVCNIQDEVKAQAMLSKLRQYGFSISIDDFGTGFAALQYLIKYPIDALKIDRLFITDILQDTKKQVIVKSVIEMAHSLSMQALAEGVSNCEEIEYLRSLGCDSVQGFGFGKPMSSKDTTDWLKANYKPNYLL, from the coding sequence ATGTCATCCAATACCGATCGAGTCATGCCGATAGACCATCGTGATTGCTTTGCGGGTGCTAACAAGTTTTGTCATGATGAGTTAAGTGAGTATGGGTTTATTGTCGATAGCCATTTTTTTGATCAACAAATTTCGCTTGAACATCAAAATGCCGTGTTTGCCTCGGTTTTTTCAAAAATCCATGATGGCATTTTTATGCTTGATGAACAGCTACGTTTTATCTGTGTCAATCAGCAATTTTTAAACATTACCGCCTTGCCACGCGATCAGGTGATAGGTAGCCCGTTTTATTTTTATCCGTATAAGACCTACGCCCCACACTTACAGCAAGCGATTGCCGCCATCATTACCAAACTGGATAATCGACAATCAATTTCGACCAATTTAGTGCTTTGTTATCAGAATTCACCTGAAGTGGCGGTTTGGCTAGATATCTGCGTGTGTGAAGTCGATGATAATCGGGTGGTGTATGTAGGGCTACTTACCAATTTAACCAAAAAAGATGCGCAGCTTAGCCACACCTTACATCTCTACAATTATGATGAATTAACGGGTCTGCCCAATTACGATACTTTTTATGACAAATTAAAAAGCTGTATTGACTACTATCAGGCAGCCGATAATCAGCGCGAGTGTATGGGGGTATTGCTACGCATCAATATTGATAAATTGCAGTCTTTTAACATCAGCCTTGGTATTGAAAATACCAATACGCTGATTCAAGGGTTTGTCAAACGGGTAAAGTCCTTAAAAATTTCGGGTGCCAGTTTAGTCACTTTTTCGCGGTTTGGGGGTGATAGTTTTGCGGCGATGATTTCGGTACAACACCTTGATGCCGCACATCGCTATGTGGCAGCGCTCAAACAGTTATTTGACTTACCTTTTATCATTGACAACCAATCAATGTATTTAAGGTTGTCGATTGGCGCTTCGGTTTTCCCCACTCATACACAAGATGCTCAGACATTGTTATTACAAGCAGACACGGCGTTAAAACATGCGCGGCTCATCAGTGATGAAGATTGTGTTTGGTATGATGCCAACCAGCAAAAAGGCAATTTTAAGGACATTCATTTGCTCAGTGCCTTTAAAAATGCGTTATTAAAACAGCAAATTTTGCCCTATTTTCAGCCTAAGTTAGAGTTTGCACAGCCTGACTTGCCGATGTTTGAAGCGCTGGTGCGTTGGGAGCATCCCACCCTTGGACTGCTCTATCCCAACGATTTTTTGGATGAGGTGCTCGATAAGTCATCGCAGCCGCTATTTGAAAAAATTGTTTTAGCGTGTATCGAGCAGATTTTGACATGGCGTGAGATGGGCTATAACTGCCTCATCTGTATCAATATTGATACTCGCCAATTGATTAGTGACAAATTTATTGCGTTTATTGAAGGGACGATACAGCAGTATAGTTGGCTTGCCCAATTAATCAGTTTTGAAATCACCGAAGTCTGCAACATTCAAGATGAAGTAAAAGCGCAAGCGATGTTATCAAAACTGCGCCAGTATGGTTTTAGTATATCGATTGATGACTTTGGTACAGGCTTTGCCGCGCTGCAATATTTGATTAAATATCCGATTGATGCGCTCAAAATTGACCGCTTATTTATCACGGATATTTTACAAGACACAAAAAAACAAGTGATAGTCAAATCAGTGATTGAGATGGCGCATTCGCTATCCATGCAAGCATTGGCTGAGGGCGTGTCTAATTGTGAAGAAATTGAATATCTGCGTAGCCTTGGTTGTGATTCGGTTCAGGGCTTTGGGTTTGGTAAACCCATGTCTAGCAAAGACACCACCGATTGGCTCAAAGCCAACTATAAACCAAACTATTTGCTATAA
- a CDS encoding 16S rRNA (uracil(1498)-N(3))-methyltransferase yields MRRFFYNQPNSLQVGSTVPLTEDIFHHWCKVLRASVGEQALFFDGQGGEYTVTLTDVTKKQALVTINDFNPINRDLPFTVNIALVMSRGERMDYAIQKATELGVSSIQLLTSQHGEVRLKADQADKKLAHWQQVAVSACEQCGLNIVPNLLAPKAFSDWIDEPAGVPTSSNVTKLILAVPPDDSGVVPPCNQIEGNDIEHHDIEPITPYTPYSNPLPHITNQFRQCSLAQFWLLIGAEGGFAEQEITQAIERGFMPWQIGERVLRTETAPVVALSSLLTLHQTLTLAQE; encoded by the coding sequence ATGCGTAGATTTTTTTATAACCAACCAAATTCGCTACAAGTTGGCAGCACTGTGCCTTTAACCGAAGATATTTTTCATCATTGGTGTAAAGTGTTGAGAGCAAGTGTCGGCGAGCAAGCGTTGTTTTTTGATGGTCAAGGTGGTGAATATACCGTTACTTTAACGGATGTCACTAAAAAACAAGCGCTCGTTACCATCAACGATTTTAATCCGATCAATCGGGATTTGCCATTTACTGTCAACATTGCCTTGGTTATGAGCCGTGGCGAGCGCATGGATTATGCGATTCAAAAAGCCACAGAGCTTGGGGTGTCATCGATTCAACTGCTCACAAGCCAACATGGCGAAGTACGCCTAAAAGCAGACCAAGCCGATAAAAAGCTCGCCCACTGGCAGCAGGTTGCGGTATCGGCTTGTGAGCAATGTGGGCTTAATATCGTGCCAAACTTACTGGCACCAAAAGCTTTTAGCGACTGGATTGATGAGCCAGCAGGTGTGCCCACTTCTAGCAACGTGACCAAATTAATTTTAGCCGTTCCTCCTGATGACAGTGGCGTAGTGCCACCTTGTAATCAAATTGAAGGTAACGACATTGAGCATCACGATATTGAACCCATCACGCCCTATACCCCATATAGCAATCCACTACCTCATATAACAAACCAGTTTAGACAGTGTTCTTTAGCCCAATTTTGGTTACTCATTGGGGCAGAAGGTGGGTTTGCAGAGCAAGAAATAACGCAAGCTATCGAGCGAGGTTTTATGCCTTGGCAAATTGGCGAGCGTGTGCTAAGAACTGAGACCGCCCCTGTCGTCGCATTGTCTTCATTGTTGACGCTACATCAAACTTTGACCCTTGCACAGGAATAA
- the bioA gene encoding adenosylmethionine--8-amino-7-oxononanoate transaminase codes for MNNALWLPCTQMQALENNPPLHLVKAQGNQLYDQHGNAYYDMISSWWVNLHGHCHPFINEKIKQQLDTLEHTLIASVTHPPILTLAEKLVAITPKSFTKAFFADSGSGAVEVALKMSLQYWQQSGQTQKTKFISLEHGYHGETVGSLAVTDIPLFSKQYKDLIVSQIRIPSPAHIFSPNDMPAQLHEQKSLDALERILAEKSRDICAIILEPLVQGAAGMAMYSANYLLGVAKLAHHYHIHVIYDEIAVGFGRTGTMFAVEQMLALADADKQDDYCPDFICLSKGLTAGYLPMSCVMTTDDVYQAFYDDKVEKGFLHSHSFTGNPLACSAALASLELFERDNVLLHNQSLIQAMAECLQQLADANLPIKFVRQTGMIAAFTLDFSQNLGKAFTQLCLDRGVMIRPIGNHVYLIPPYCTTPAELGHIFGILNHCLQKLCDNLPQIPQGSSQAIDLP; via the coding sequence ATGAATAACGCGTTATGGCTTCCTTGCACACAGATGCAAGCCCTTGAAAACAATCCCCCCCTCCACCTCGTCAAAGCTCAAGGCAATCAATTATATGATCAGCACGGTAACGCCTATTACGATATGATTAGCTCATGGTGGGTCAATTTACATGGACATTGCCATCCCTTTATCAACGAAAAAATAAAACAGCAGCTCGATACACTTGAGCATACTTTAATCGCTAGTGTCACTCACCCGCCGATTTTGACGCTTGCAGAAAAATTGGTTGCCATCACGCCCAAATCATTCACCAAAGCTTTTTTTGCCGACAGTGGCTCAGGGGCGGTGGAGGTCGCGCTTAAGATGAGTTTGCAGTACTGGCAGCAATCAGGGCAAACGCAAAAAACCAAATTTATCTCATTGGAACACGGTTATCACGGTGAAACCGTTGGCAGTCTCGCGGTGACAGATATCCCGCTGTTTAGTAAGCAATACAAAGATTTGATTGTCAGTCAAATTCGTATTCCCTCCCCCGCGCATATTTTCAGCCCTAACGACATGCCAGCGCAGCTGCATGAGCAAAAAAGCTTGGATGCACTAGAACGCATCTTGGCAGAAAAATCTCGCGATATCTGTGCGATTATCCTTGAACCTTTGGTACAAGGAGCAGCGGGCATGGCGATGTATTCTGCTAATTATTTGCTTGGCGTTGCCAAACTTGCGCACCATTATCACATCCATGTGATATATGATGAGATTGCCGTGGGTTTTGGTCGTACAGGTACTATGTTTGCGGTAGAACAAATGCTAGCGTTGGCAGATGCGGATAAACAAGACGATTATTGCCCTGACTTTATCTGTCTGTCAAAAGGTCTAACAGCAGGCTATCTGCCAATGTCTTGCGTCATGACAACCGATGATGTTTATCAAGCATTTTATGATGACAAAGTGGAAAAAGGCTTTTTACATTCGCATAGTTTTACTGGCAACCCATTGGCTTGTAGTGCGGCTTTGGCGTCGCTTGAACTGTTTGAACGCGATAATGTCTTGCTACATAACCAATCCCTTATCCAAGCGATGGCTGAGTGCTTGCAGCAATTAGCAGATGCCAATTTGCCCATAAAGTTTGTACGTCAAACCGGCATGATTGCGGCTTTTACCTTGGATTTTTCTCAAAATTTGGGCAAAGCCTTTACCCAGTTATGCCTTGATCGAGGCGTGATGATTCGTCCGATTGGCAACCATGTTTATCTTATTCCGCCTTATTGCACGACCCCAGCAGAGCTTGGGCACATCTTTGGCATATTAAATCATTGTTTGCAAAAGCTTTGTGACAATCTCCCCCAAATCCCCCAAGGCTCGTCTCAAGCGATTGATTTGCCTTAA
- a CDS encoding CitMHS family transporter, translating into MTRKASPFTSLILVPLIIGVIAGAINQWGFSALDIPKYAIAGMISDTDLKIKGVAGTALMLLFAILYFGLMLSAGLFQPLVNFIVRAVKGDPLKVLVGTAILALGISVDGDGSTTTLVVCSAMLPVYRKLNMKMMDLAVLIVLANSIMNLLPWGGPTARIITALHVDEGELLRAIMPGMIIAALWVIVVAVIRGLAERKRLGITNLNTDSMVHLIDTPHEDDAKFTRPHLIWFNFGLTLLVMIELIFGGMWFLPKVNSALIFAIALAVALMANYPKQADQREIIEKYGSSAVQVIFMVLAAGVFMGILSGTGMSHAMGEALATWIPERFGNHWPLIVALISVPGTFLLSNDAFYLGVLPVLNQVGIKYGFSSMDIAIASTAGQAFHLLSPLVGFIYLLLHITGVEMGKWQIQSAKWAIGIFVAFSLAIFTVGGVPL; encoded by the coding sequence ATGACCCGCAAAGCATCCCCTTTTACCTCTCTTATTTTAGTGCCTTTAATTATTGGTGTTATCGCTGGAGCCATAAACCAGTGGGGGTTTTCTGCACTTGATATTCCTAAATATGCTATTGCTGGGATGATTAGCGATACCGATTTAAAAATTAAAGGCGTTGCAGGTACAGCACTTATGCTGTTATTTGCGATTTTATACTTTGGTTTAATGCTGAGTGCTGGATTGTTTCAGCCATTGGTCAATTTTATTGTCCGAGCAGTCAAGGGCGACCCTTTAAAAGTCTTGGTGGGCACAGCGATTCTTGCACTAGGTATTTCAGTTGATGGCGATGGATCGACGACTACCCTTGTGGTCTGTTCAGCCATGCTACCTGTGTATCGCAAATTGAATATGAAAATGATGGATTTGGCGGTATTAATTGTTCTGGCAAATTCTATCATGAATTTATTACCCTGGGGAGGACCCACCGCACGTATCATCACAGCGCTGCATGTTGATGAGGGAGAGTTATTACGTGCAATCATGCCGGGGATGATTATAGCCGCCCTATGGGTCATTGTTGTGGCTGTCATACGGGGGTTAGCAGAGAGAAAACGATTGGGTATCACCAATCTAAACACAGACAGCATGGTGCATCTAATCGATACACCGCATGAGGACGATGCTAAATTTACTAGACCCCATCTCATTTGGTTTAATTTTGGCTTGACGCTGCTAGTGATGATCGAACTTATTTTTGGTGGTATGTGGTTTCTACCAAAGGTAAATTCAGCATTGATTTTTGCGATTGCGTTAGCCGTTGCTTTAATGGCTAATTACCCGAAACAAGCCGATCAACGTGAAATTATTGAAAAATATGGCTCATCAGCCGTACAAGTAATTTTCATGGTGCTGGCAGCGGGTGTGTTTATGGGGATTTTATCGGGAACAGGTATGAGTCACGCCATGGGTGAAGCCCTAGCGACTTGGATTCCAGAGCGCTTTGGTAATCATTGGCCGTTGATTGTTGCCTTGATCTCTGTACCTGGTACGTTTTTGCTAAGTAATGATGCTTTTTATTTGGGTGTGTTGCCGGTATTAAACCAAGTTGGGATAAAATATGGTTTTAGCTCAATGGATATCGCGATTGCTTCAACCGCTGGTCAAGCCTTTCATTTATTAAGTCCATTGGTTGGATTTATCTATCTATTGCTGCATATTACAGGCGTTGAGATGGGTAAATGGCAGATTCAATCAGCCAAATGGGCGATTGGGATTTTTGTCGCATTTTCCTTAGCGATATTCACGGTGGGTGGTGTGCCACTTTAA
- a CDS encoding helix-turn-helix domain-containing protein: MNKNRLLEQRHRIDKRRFNITFTDNNADLIQQSIVQSWHRSDSANIPTERQQAPINATKSDQSYYLKKALGYCQNQLQHITLQSSMVMAVADIGSTIIWTTASKSMQKAAEAVNFIEGGCWGESQVGTNALALSLKTQQSTCVFSNEHYMPSVHEWVCYATPIIEPHTKQVIGVLDLSTTWQNHNNFGIFAAERCASILQSALNECQRHYLYIQGFNEPSVIFNGKTLRLTPRQVEILTVLALCPQGMSLDALHQAIYGERKVSQGTLKTEMSQLRDTLTGLLGSRPYRLLMPIDGDFLRVEQSLNAGYLEAAIKLYTGIFFSKTESPFLCTWRTCLEARLSQAIYHSDQVDLLLMHLSNCPDASDAIERLIELMPDNLSIHQHLEVLSNR, translated from the coding sequence ATGAATAAAAATAGACTGTTAGAGCAAAGGCATCGGATTGATAAGAGGCGTTTTAACATTACCTTTACCGATAATAATGCAGACCTTATCCAACAAAGTATTGTTCAGTCATGGCACCGCTCAGACAGTGCTAACATTCCAACTGAGCGCCAACAAGCACCCATTAACGCCACCAAAAGCGATCAATCGTATTATCTAAAAAAAGCCTTAGGCTACTGTCAAAATCAATTACAACATATCACCTTGCAATCCTCCATGGTGATGGCTGTGGCTGATATCGGTAGTACGATTATCTGGACGACTGCCAGTAAGTCTATGCAAAAAGCGGCAGAAGCGGTTAACTTCATCGAAGGCGGATGCTGGGGGGAAAGCCAAGTTGGCACAAATGCGCTTGCTTTATCGCTAAAAACGCAGCAATCAACTTGTGTTTTTTCCAATGAACATTATATGCCCTCGGTTCATGAATGGGTCTGTTACGCCACCCCTATCATTGAACCGCATACCAAGCAGGTTATTGGCGTACTGGATTTATCGACCACTTGGCAGAATCACAATAATTTTGGCATATTTGCTGCTGAACGCTGTGCCAGTATTTTGCAATCCGCTTTGAATGAGTGCCAAAGACACTATCTATATATTCAAGGATTTAATGAACCCAGCGTCATATTTAATGGCAAAACCTTGCGGTTGACCCCTCGGCAAGTCGAGATATTGACAGTGTTAGCACTTTGTCCCCAAGGCATGAGCTTAGATGCCTTACACCAAGCGATTTATGGTGAGCGTAAAGTGTCACAAGGTACGCTAAAGACTGAAATGTCGCAGTTACGTGATACACTTACTGGTTTATTGGGTTCTCGTCCTTACCGATTATTAATGCCTATTGATGGTGATTTTTTACGGGTTGAACAATCATTAAATGCAGGTTATTTAGAAGCGGCCATCAAATTATATACTGGCATATTTTTTAGCAAAACTGAAAGCCCTTTTTTATGCACTTGGCGCACTTGTTTAGAAGCTCGCTTGAGCCAAGCCATATATCATTCAGATCAGGTTGACTTATTACTCATGCATTTGTCAAATTGCCCTGATGCTAGCGATGCTATAGAAAGGTTGATTGAATTAATGCCAGATAACCTCTCAATTCACCAACATTTAGAGGTACTGTCAAATCGGTAA
- a CDS encoding aldehyde dehydrogenase family protein has product MRYADPNTDGAKINFKEKYDNFIGGQWVAPVKGEYFDNISPVNGKPFAKVAKSSPEDIELALDAAHTAKTKWNAASPTERSNLLLKIADRLEQNIELLAVAETWENGKPIRETLAADIPLAIDHFRYFAGAIRAQEGGVSPIDDDTVAYHFHEPLGVVGQIIPWNFPILMATWKIAPALAAGNCIVLKPAEQTPVSLLVLVELIQDLLPAGILNIVNGYGEEVGSHLARSPRISKIAFTGSTPVGQLIMKYATENIIPVTLELGGKSPNIFFADVMDKEDDYLEKALEGFTMFALNQGEICTCPSRALVHESIADAFLAKAVERVKRIKTGHPLDTETMIGAQASQEQQDKILGCIATGKQEGAELLTGGNARHEVGEGYYIEPTIFKGNNQMKIFQEEIFGPVLSVTTFKDFDDAMRIANDTMFGLGAGVWARSGNTAYRAGRGIEAGRVWTNCYHIYPAHAAFGGYKKSGIGRENHKMMLEHYQNTKNLLVSYSEKPMGFF; this is encoded by the coding sequence ATGCGTTATGCTGACCCTAATACTGACGGTGCTAAAATCAATTTTAAAGAAAAGTATGACAACTTTATTGGCGGCCAATGGGTTGCGCCGGTTAAAGGTGAGTACTTTGATAACATCTCACCCGTCAACGGCAAGCCCTTCGCAAAAGTCGCCAAATCAAGTCCAGAAGACATTGAACTTGCACTTGATGCCGCCCATACCGCTAAAACTAAGTGGAATGCGGCTTCACCCACAGAGCGTTCTAATCTATTATTAAAAATCGCAGATCGCCTTGAGCAAAATATTGAGTTATTGGCAGTAGCTGAAACATGGGAAAACGGTAAACCCATCCGTGAAACTTTAGCTGCGGATATACCACTTGCCATTGACCATTTTCGCTACTTTGCCGGTGCAATCCGCGCGCAAGAAGGCGGTGTTTCACCCATTGATGATGATACCGTCGCTTATCACTTTCATGAACCTCTAGGTGTGGTTGGACAAATCATTCCTTGGAACTTCCCAATTTTAATGGCTACCTGGAAAATAGCGCCTGCACTAGCCGCGGGTAACTGCATCGTCTTAAAACCCGCCGAGCAGACGCCTGTGAGCTTATTGGTGCTTGTTGAATTGATTCAAGATTTGCTACCAGCAGGTATTTTAAATATCGTGAATGGGTATGGCGAAGAGGTGGGTAGTCATTTAGCTAGAAGCCCACGCATCTCAAAAATTGCCTTTACTGGCTCAACCCCTGTCGGTCAGCTTATTATGAAGTATGCGACAGAGAATATTATTCCAGTTACTTTAGAATTAGGCGGTAAATCACCCAATATTTTCTTTGCCGATGTCATGGATAAAGAAGATGATTACCTAGAAAAAGCGCTTGAAGGTTTTACTATGTTTGCGCTCAATCAAGGTGAAATATGTACCTGTCCTTCGAGAGCCTTAGTGCATGAAAGTATCGCCGATGCCTTTTTGGCGAAAGCCGTGGAACGGGTAAAACGTATTAAAACGGGTCATCCATTGGATACGGAAACGATGATTGGTGCGCAAGCCTCTCAGGAACAACAAGACAAAATCTTAGGCTGTATTGCTACAGGCAAACAAGAAGGCGCCGAGCTTTTAACCGGTGGAAATGCCAGACATGAGGTAGGTGAAGGCTATTATATCGAGCCGACGATTTTTAAAGGCAATAACCAAATGAAAATCTTCCAAGAAGAGATTTTTGGCCCAGTATTGTCTGTGACGACTTTCAAGGACTTTGATGATGCCATGCGTATTGCCAATGATACCATGTTTGGGCTAGGTGCTGGCGTGTGGGCACGTAGTGGTAATACTGCTTACCGTGCAGGGCGTGGCATTGAAGCTGGGCGAGTATGGACAAACTGTTACCACATTTATCCAGCCCATGCCGCATTTGGTGGTTACAAGAAATCAGGCATTGGGCGTGAAAACCACAAAATGATGTTAGAGCATTACCAAAATACCAAAAATTTACTGGTCAGCTATTCTGAAAAGCCGATGGGTTTTTTCTAG